CCGACCGAGGCGGTGACCCGGATCGCCCCGCCCCCCGACAGGGCCGGCAGCGCAACCCGGCGGGCCTGGACGCAGCGGCGCAGGCGTTCGGCCAGGTGACGCGCCGCATCGGGCGGGCAGTCGTCTATCACGGCCATGAACTCCTCGCCGCCCATGCGGGCCAGGATGCCCGCGCCGCCGATGCAGTCCTGCAGGCGCTGCGCGATCTCGGCCAGGACCGCGTCGCCGGCCGTGTGGCCGTGGGAATCGTTGACCGTCTTGAAATGATCGAGGTCGATGGCGAAGACCGCAAAGGCCCGCCGGTCCCCCGCCGCGCGTTGGGCGATGTCGCGCAGCCGCGGCAGCGCATAGCGGCGGTTGTGCAGCCCGGTCAGCGGATCGGTCATCGCCCAGAGCATCTGCTGCTGCATGTCGGCGCGGCGCTGGTCGGACCGCGACTTGCGCGACAGCAGCACCTTGAGCGACATGGCGGCGGCCTGGGCCGCGGCCTCGCTGCCCAGGGTCTCGGGGATGACCTCGCCCGCGCCCAGATCCAGCGCGATGGCCGACAGCTCGGCCCGGTCGGGGGCGATCGCGATGACGAAGCCCGCATCGCGCGACCCTTGGCGCGACCGCAGTTCCGACAGCAGCCGCAGCCCGTCGCCGCGCCCCCGGATATCGGCCGAGATGACATAGAGATCCGCCGTCCGCCCCTTGGTCGCCGCCGCCAGCGCCTCGTCCGCGTCGCGGATCTCGAACCGGCAGGACATCCGGCCGGACAGCATCTGGCGCCAGCGCTGCGCGCGGCCCGGATTGTCGGCCACCAGCGCGATCAGCGGGCTGGCCGCATGGGTGAAGCCCGCCGCCTGTTCGGCCATGCCGGCCTGTTTCTCGGGCAGGTCCGAATCGCGCAGGATGTTGCGGATGCGCGCCATCAGCATCTGGTCGTCCACATCCGGCTCCAGCGTGGCCGTCGCGCCGGCCTGCAGCGCGGCCAGCCGGTGATCGATGTCGACCAACATGATCACGGGAATTTCCGCACTTATCTGATCGCGCGTGATCTGACGGCACAAATCAACTGCTTCCATGTCAGGCAAACCGCCCCCGATAACGATGATCTCGGGGGGGGCATCGTGAAACTGGCCAAAGACTTCTGCAGCCGAAGATACTGCGACCACATCATAGCACGCAGCCGCGAGCCGCACCTTGAGTGTGATGCGCGTTGACGCGATACCTTCTGCAAGCACAATGCGCGCAGTCATGGGTCCATCCAGAAAATCGAGAGAATCCGAGTTTAACTGTAGCCTCAAATGCTTAATAAAGAGTTTTTTGGCCTCTGCGCCTTACGAAAATGCGACAGGAGAGGGCATCATGGGGTTTTCCGCCGATCGGGCATCGGATCTGGCCATGCGGATCCTTCTGGAGATGGCCGAGCGCCCCGAGGATGTGGCGGGTTTCCTGGGCACATCGGGACTGCAGGCCTCGGAGTTGCGCAACCTGGCGCAGCGGCCCGACATCGCCTTGTTCCTGCTGGATTTCATCGCCGAGGATGACGACCGGATCCTGCGCTTTTCCGCGGCGCTCGGGCTGCGTCCCCAGGACATCATGGCGGCGCGCACCGCGCTGTCGGGACCGGGCAGCTATGGCTGGGCGGCCGACTAGCGGATTTTCGCCGCGAATTTCCGTTTTCTTTACGACCAGGGACTAGTCTGACCTTCGAATCGAGGTGGACATGAACGGTCTGGTCAATCGCGCGATCGAGGAATTCCTGCGATCGACATATGGGGATGCGCTGGTCGCGGCCGTGGTGGATGACGCGATCGCGGCGGACAGCCTGCTGTCGGGGTCGGGAACGACCTTCGGCACCGAGGCGCTGGATCGCGCCGCCTTCCGGCTGGCCAAGCCGCGATCCGAGATGTTCGAGGATCTGGGCGCCTGGATGACCCGGGTCGAGCCGATCCGGCGGCTGCTGCGCTTCTCGGGGCGGGATTTCCGCGACTTCCTGCTGCGGCTGGACGAATTGCCGGGCCGCGCGCATCTGGTCCTGCCGCGGCTGGTCCTGCCCAGGCTGCAGGTCGAGGCGGAGGGACAGGCGGTCTGGCTGCAGTTCCCCGAACCCGACGAGGTCTGGCAGAACCTGCTGGTCGGCCTGATCCGCGGCATGGCCGACGATTACGGCGCGCTGTCGCTGATCTCGGTCGAGGACGGGATGATCCGCATCGACATCTGGGACGAGCGCTTCGCCGAGGGGCGGCTGTTCACGCTGGACGCCCAGGCCCAGCCCGGGGTGCCGCTGTGATGCCCGAGGCGCGGCTGGACCCGCGGGCGTTGCAGGACCTGCTGCCCATGCATCTGTGGCTGGACGATGCGGGGCGCGTCCTGTCGGTGGGACGGACGCTGGCCAAGCTGGTCCCGGGCGTGGCGGGGGATGCGGGCGGCGCACCCGACCGGCATCTGGCCCAGCATCTGGCCTGCGCGCGGCCGGGGCAGGGGCCCTGTTCGCTGGCCGCGATCCGGGCGGCGGTGGACCGGCATCTGCGCCTGTTCCTGCGTGTGGTGGCCACGCCGGATGTCGTGCTGCGCGGCCACGGGGTGCGGATGGGCGACGGCACGATGCTGGTCAATCTGGGCTTCGGGATCGGGCTGCACCGCGCGATCCGCGCGGCGGATCTGACCGATGACGACTTCGCCCCCTCCGAGCTGGCGATGGAGCTGCTGTTCCTGCACGAGGCCAATCGCGCCGTCCTGACCGAGCTGTCGCGCTTCAACGACCAGCTGGCCCAATCGCGCGAGGTCGCGCTGCAGCAAGCGCAAACCGATCCGCTGACCGGCCTCTTCAACCGCCGCGGGCTGGAGATCGCGCTGGACCGGGCGCTGCGCAGCCCCATGGACCGCCCCGAGACCTGCCCGCTGCCTTTTGCGCTGATCCATCTGGACCTCGATCATTTCAAGCAGGTGAATGACAGCCTGGGCCACCAAGCGGGCGACGACCTGCTGCGGGCCGTGGGGGCGGTCCTGCGGTCCCAGATCCGCAAGGCGGACACGGCCGCGCGCATCGGTGGCGACGAATTCGTCATGATCGTCAAGGGCATGACCTCGCGCGCGGGGTTGGAGCAGCTGACGCAGCGCATCATCCGGGCGGTGGGCGACCTCTCTCCGCCCGAACTGGGGGTGCTGAAGGTCTCGGCCAGCCTCGGGGTGGTGATCTGGGCCCCCGGCGGCACGACGGACCCGATCGCGCTGCTGGCCTTGGCGGATGCCGAGCTTTACCGGGCGAAGGAGGCCGGGCGCGGCTGCGCGCGGATCGCCTGACCGAAAAGATCGCCGGTCTGTCGCGCAAGCGACAACCCGCCGCATCCCCCGCGCTAGGGTTGGGATGCCGACCGAGGGTGTGTTCACGGTTTCCGTTTAGTGTTTCATGCACCCTCGGTCTGCCCCCTCGCGATGGCGGGGCGGGCCGGTTTTTTGTCTGTCATATGGAAATGTCGACGCTATAGTCGGAACAGGACCAAGGGCGGATGGGACGATGGACGGCCAGATCCAACAGGCAGAGGCGGCACCCGCGCGGCGTTCTGCGCAGGCGACCGATTGGCTGGGCGTGCTGCAGCGCACCCGCCCGGCGCTGCTGCGGGGCATGACGGATCAGGCGATGGCCGCGATGCTGTCCGAGGCCCGCATCCAGCAATTCCGCAAGCCCCTGACCCTGCTGCGTCAGGGCGAGCCCGCCGAATGGGGATATCTGATCCTGCGCGGCCGGATCGAGGTCAGCTATATCGACATCAACGGCAACCGCGTCCTGGCCCATCTGGCCCAGCCCGGCGAGGTTCTGGGCGAGGTCGAGCAGTTCTCGGGCCGGACCTGCGCGGCCAACTGCACGACCCTGCGCGACACGACGGTGATGCTGTTCGATGCGGGGCTGATCCTGCGATACCTGCCCGCGGACCTGCTGATGCGGAACTTCGCGGGGATATTCCACGACCGCCTGACGCGCGACAACCGCCAGCATTCCGTGGCGATGTTCTATGATGCCGAGGACCGCATCCGCATCCACCTGCTGTCCATGACAACCCCCGACACGCCCGAGGTCGCGCTGAGCCAGGCCGATCTGGCCGGATTCGCGGGCTGTTCGCGCCAGACCGTGAACAAGACCCTGTCGCAGCTGCGCGCCGATGGCGTGGTCGAGATGGGGCGCGGCGCCATCCGCATCCTGGACCGCGACCGCCTGCAGGCCGCCCGCCCGGGGGGCGAGCAGATCTTGCTGGACGAGGCCGCGACCGGCCCGCATATGCCGAAGGTGTGACCGCAGCCCGCGCATCGGGGGCTGAGAACGGGCGCCATTTGCGCTATCTGAGCCCGGACCCCTGACCGGAGCCCGCATGTCGCATTCCCCCGACCCCGCCGCCGTTCCCGACGCATCGCAGGCCCCGCGCCCCGGACCGAGCCACCCAGCCCCGACCCGCGTCAAGCGGACCTGCCCACGGGCCGCGCGGCGACCGCTATGCGCGCGAGCTGGAACGGCACCTGGACTGGCTGGACAGCTTCACCTCGACCGCGCTTGGCGTGCTGTCGGCGGCATCGGGGATCTACACCTATCTGGGCGTGCGCACGCTGCTGGACGATCCGGGCCTGTGGACGACCTTCGCGGCGCTGGCCTATTCGATCGCCGTCTCGGTGGGGATCTTCGTCTTCTGGTCCTATCTGCTGCGGCTGCTGCCGGCGGTGCGCTCGGCGGCCTCTCGGATCGGGCTGATGCTGACCATGGTGCTGGGCTCGCTGGCGATCATCGCCATGTCCTCATGGCTGAACGCCGCCGCCTTGGCCGGGGGCGCGGCGGTCGAGACGCATATGGCGACCACGGTCCAGAACTATCAGACCTCGCTGGAACGCGCCCATGCCAATGCGGTGGCCGGACAGTCGCTGTCGCGCGACGTGGCCCGCGTCCGCCAGAGCTTTGCCGACCTGTCCGAACAGGAGGCCGGCGGCACGCTGTCGGGCTTTTCCGGCCGCGGCGCGGTGTTCCGCGTGCTGATCCAGAAACAGGCCGAGCTGCAGGCGCTGGAGGATCAGCTGACCGGCGTCGACGCCCCGATCGACCAGACCTTCGCGCAAGGCAACGCGATCCTGTCGCGGATGCGCGGCATCTCGGTCGAGCCGGGGCCGCTGCAGGACCGCACCGTGCGCTTTTCCAGCGACGCGGTCGAGCTGGCGGGCCTGATCACCCAGCTGCGCCAGCTGAACCCCGCGCCTTTGGTCAGCCGTGCGGCGCAGGACCTGTCGGATGCGGTGATCCTGCCCGAGCTGGACGGCGCCACCGCCGCGACCCGGGCGGGCCAGACATCCACCATCAACGCGGTGCTGGGCCTGGTGCAACAGCGCGC
Above is a genomic segment from Paracoccus aestuarii containing:
- a CDS encoding diguanylate cyclase domain-containing protein encodes the protein MTARIVLAEGIASTRITLKVRLAAACYDVVAVSSAAEVFGQFHDAPPEIIVIGGGLPDMEAVDLCRQITRDQISAEIPVIMLVDIDHRLAALQAGATATLEPDVDDQMLMARIRNILRDSDLPEKQAGMAEQAAGFTHAASPLIALVADNPGRAQRWRQMLSGRMSCRFEIRDADEALAAATKGRTADLYVISADIRGRGDGLRLLSELRSRQGSRDAGFVIAIAPDRAELSAIALDLGAGEVIPETLGSEAAAQAAAMSLKVLLSRKSRSDQRRADMQQQMLWAMTDPLTGLHNRRYALPRLRDIAQRAAGDRRAFAVFAIDLDHFKTVNDSHGHTAGDAVLAEIAQRLQDCIGGAGILARMGGEEFMAVIDDCPPDAARHLAERLRRCVQARRVALPALSGGGAIRVTASVGVACILPGEDIWPDHLARIAVERADRALLAAKSAGRNCVVADCPDRAA
- a CDS encoding DUF3572 family protein, which codes for MGFSADRASDLAMRILLEMAERPEDVAGFLGTSGLQASELRNLAQRPDIALFLLDFIAEDDDRILRFSAALGLRPQDIMAARTALSGPGSYGWAAD
- a CDS encoding heme NO-binding domain-containing protein — protein: MNGLVNRAIEEFLRSTYGDALVAAVVDDAIAADSLLSGSGTTFGTEALDRAAFRLAKPRSEMFEDLGAWMTRVEPIRRLLRFSGRDFRDFLLRLDELPGRAHLVLPRLVLPRLQVEAEGQAVWLQFPEPDEVWQNLLVGLIRGMADDYGALSLISVEDGMIRIDIWDERFAEGRLFTLDAQAQPGVPL
- a CDS encoding GGDEF domain-containing protein produces the protein MPEARLDPRALQDLLPMHLWLDDAGRVLSVGRTLAKLVPGVAGDAGGAPDRHLAQHLACARPGQGPCSLAAIRAAVDRHLRLFLRVVATPDVVLRGHGVRMGDGTMLVNLGFGIGLHRAIRAADLTDDDFAPSELAMELLFLHEANRAVLTELSRFNDQLAQSREVALQQAQTDPLTGLFNRRGLEIALDRALRSPMDRPETCPLPFALIHLDLDHFKQVNDSLGHQAGDDLLRAVGAVLRSQIRKADTAARIGGDEFVMIVKGMTSRAGLEQLTQRIIRAVGDLSPPELGVLKVSASLGVVIWAPGGTTDPIALLALADAELYRAKEAGRGCARIA
- a CDS encoding Crp/Fnr family transcriptional regulator → MDGQIQQAEAAPARRSAQATDWLGVLQRTRPALLRGMTDQAMAAMLSEARIQQFRKPLTLLRQGEPAEWGYLILRGRIEVSYIDINGNRVLAHLAQPGEVLGEVEQFSGRTCAANCTTLRDTTVMLFDAGLILRYLPADLLMRNFAGIFHDRLTRDNRQHSVAMFYDAEDRIRIHLLSMTTPDTPEVALSQADLAGFAGCSRQTVNKTLSQLRADGVVEMGRGAIRILDRDRLQAARPGGEQILLDEAATGPHMPKV